The Calliphora vicina chromosome 3, idCalVici1.1, whole genome shotgun sequence genome contains a region encoding:
- the Cht2 gene encoding probable chitinase 2: MTWHHICTGNRLFFIFLVVSSVCIMNTKAKTGPIHGKVVVCYISTWAVYRPGQGAYGIDNFDPSLCSHVVYAFAGLDPQLSAIKSLDPWQDLKEEYGKGGYERLTGLKRTHPHLKVSLAIGGWNEGSKNYSNMVADPMSRGKFVKQVTSFIRKYNFDGLDLDWEYPTQRGGAPQDRENFVLLCKELREQFNPHGLLLTTAIGASKKVIDEAYDVRQLSRYLDYLHIMCYDYHGSWDRKVGYNAPLTAPNGDVLSVQFTIDYLLKLGAPAEKIVMGVPFYGRTFRTPLDGNLDDDTDGTAFQGPFTREDGFLGYNEVCRILSNKTSGWTTMWDPETSQALARSEKDVFTGLVEVVTFDNSRSIANKVKFAIERKLGGIMVWSIDTDDFLGECEPETDVYEDFRHFKHLDLAMPHRLSNNYPLLRTINEAVPLAIEETKHKHDHPHHPDRDEDQEPNIEDNEIPHGSVEDHKGDSNTGCRTNILYPFHIAVVLGLISLVL; the protein is encoded by the exons atgACCTGGCACCACATCTGCACAGGAAACAggttgtttttcatatttttagtgGTTTCCTCAGTTTGTATAATGAATACCAAAGCAAAAACAG GACCTATACATGGTAAAGTTGTTGTTTGTTACATTTCAACATGGGCCGTTTATCGTCCGGGTCAGGGTGCTTATGGCATTGACAATTTTGATCCTAGTCTATGCAGCCATGTTGTATATGCCTTTGCTGGTCTCGATCCTCAACTATCGGCCATTAAATCATTGG ATCCTTGGCAGGATTTAAAAGAAGAATATGGCAAAGGTGGCTATGAACGATTAACCGGACTCAAGCGCACTCATCCTCACTTAAAAGTCAGTTTGGCTATTGGTGGCTGGAATGAAGGCTCCAAAAACTATTCAAATATGGTGGCCGATCCCATGTCAAGGGGAAAATTCGTTAAACAAGTCACTTCATTTATACGCAAATACAATTTTGATGGTCTCGATTTGGATTGGGAATATCCCACTCAACGTGGTGGAGCTCCTCAGGATCGTGAGAATTTCGTTTTGCTTTGCAAGGAGTTGCGTGAACAATTTAATCCGCATGGCCTGTTGCTCACAACCGCCATTGGAGCTTCGAAAAAAGTTATAGACGAGGCGTATGATGTACGTCAGCTTTCTCGTTATTTGGATTACTTACACATTATGTGTTATGATTATCATGGCAGTTGGGATCGTAAAGTAGGCTATAACGCTCCGTTGACCGCTCCAAATGGTGATGTATTGAGTGTG caatttacaattgattatttgttaaaattgggaGCTCCTGCTGAGAAAATTGTCATGGGTGTACCCTTTTATGGTCGAACATTTAGAACTCCTCTAGATGGCAATCTTGACGACGATACTGATGGCACAGCTTTCCAGGGACCATTTACTCGTGAAGATGGTTTCTTGGGCTACAATGAAGTTTGTagaattttaagtaacaaaacTTCAGGTTGGACTACTATGTGGGATCCCGAAACGTCACAAGCCTTGGCACGTTCCGAAAAAGATGTTTTTACCGGTCTCGTCGAAGTAGTTACTTTCGATAATTCTCGTTCTATAGCCAACAAAGTGAAATTTGCTATTGAAAGAAAATTAGGCGGTATAATGGTGTGGTCCATTGATACCGACGACTTCTTGGGAGAGTGTGAACCTGAAACTGACGTCTACGAAGATTTCAGACACTTCAAACATTTGGATTTAGCTATGCCTCATCGGCTAAGCAATAACTATCCTCTACTGAGAACTATTAATGAAGCAGTACCCTTAGCTATAGAAGAAACTAAGCACAAACATGATCATCCTCATCATCCGGACCGTGACGAGGACCAGGAACCAAATATAGAAGATAATGAAATACCACATGGTTCGGTGGAGGATCATAAGGGTGATAGTAATACAGGTTGCCGTACTAACATATTATATCCATTTCATATTGCCGTTGTATTGGGACTAATCTCattagttttataa
- the LOC135954349 gene encoding uncharacterized protein LOC135954349 isoform X1: MRSHSESSQRKEQANNKYSHKMELDNGSVAERKPINVPNSIKRTSLNPSLTSSIDNVIYPPSHQYHYIQYYQQLPPQQQQQFQLQQQQQHQYANPPAALLSAATTCQCSCSCGNQAQQLQLQQQQQQQQQQKHNVAHHSHQSSVDSQMVNVIVHRQASGGSNSSSSNENTSSNNKTNSSSSTNTQQALAHNQDLPKKSQSETSLLNHSYQALKMSESLTENIFDCASGGKKKLKRSSSCDCDLECTCVEDDNDVDEEEQELGLEQERTGEETTAKHNKRKDHHHHHSTHLPHKQQFVLSEAMLTADEITVSESDNNSTTVKRCERNQNTKLKSPGKNSNTDDLNYHNANNIDIYSDGDAEAITEACLKETNGMPNGSASDLRPPLPPRPPPRPKMVTGSSNARARPGMVIKKYVIWCLVCGGFSCILGLLFLGVYFLLHSYTITVGNFETVPTFVPATLLILTGLCVMSLARRRNRYSYLIKLSGACGLISALTCALVTVTTTVLHMSRLQALRECEYAQKTRTCTCYSDLIESQVDRVDKEGVRLVFDSLSDCGVVHGSLYSCLRAIFGLSVAGVLVAVFSCMLVYQLLSHERKKMYWEQLELRCRSLYTRPQIPPQNMAAVAAPHGCRCCEQCHAHRQVPLQASAYPWDETTEPRFWSTQPPGNFYSPNPGGEDLTGMVPTCRGHEMSTSRSRGTGWSWNRWWQRSSPDPNSRFRQTPSSPDSQYGFSNSTNMPVNTLTEEVANANQGQFNVIPNNLPYGVWGPPPPYSDPNSPARRGYYQYIQPPHHMNTATGQPNVNNIINPNTNESAHGQFMDQPAASNCCQQSSMPRSNNSVMGSVGNFKSKGEYENTPSDSDCGANVRERDRFSNTLPTRKIKKRLDPGNKSIGPNSQSSQRINVQQVFANVGQGEDEQEYHEPQSLGEDSLTSVQRNKCGVENNGFQNSCESTNAAQNVEQQMQSSSDPAESEVYFADVSSCCNMSVKNDHYYEDTRASQRTLIAPNQPHHVHGHSHNHNHNHSHHHHTHAVSAQHQHQHQLSNCSSSNNEDYLAQRFGQRENSIRSRLPFPQNPHVVNDGFVENLKMLTTTANKDNQQLNHAQIPKDTSRQSMCSVDSEAKTEFTDLSPLTPCSNKLNQLQDFVEASSQGATTPTNFVASYPFSSESQSLEAHRRSTKNLTEAHYEVIDDQQTGHPAARNIGRTTNKPKTPIKLTARERKDNSDRDWSSDNSNGERHKL, encoded by the exons ATGAGATCACATTCGGAGAGCAGCCAGCGGAAAGAACaggcaaataataaatattcacACAAAATGGAATTGGATAATGGCAGTGTTGCGGAGAGGAAACCCATTAATGTGCCAAATTCTATTAAAAGAACTTCACTGAATCCTTCCCTAACCAGTTCTATAGACAATGTTATTTATCCGCCGTCACATCAGTATCATTACATACAATATTATCAACAGTTGCCcccacaacaacagcaacaatttcagttgcaacagcaacaacagcatcagTATGCAAATCCTCCTGCCGCTCTACTATCCGCAGCAACAACATGCCAGTGCAGCTGTTCCTGCGGTAATCAAGCCCAACAATTACAgctgcaacaacagcagcagcaacagcaacaacaaaaacataatgTTGCACATCATTCTCATCAGAGTAGTGTGGATTCACAAATGGTTAATGTTATTGTGCATCGACAGGCCAGTGGTGGCAGCAATAGCAGTAGCAGCAACGAAAATACCTCTTCGAACAACAAAACCAATTCCTCCTCCTCCACCAACACCCAACAAGCCCTGGCTCACAACCAggatttaccaaaaaaatcacAATCGGAGACATCTTTACTAAATCATTCCTATCAAGCTTTAAAAATGTCCGAATCCCTGACGGAAAACATATTCGATTGTGCTTCGGGAGGTAAAAAGAAGCTAAAAAGATCTTCTAGTTGTGATTGCGATTTAGAATGTACGTGCGTCGAAGATGACAACGATGTCGATGAGGAGGAGCAGGAGCTGGGGCTGGAGCAGGAGAGAACAGGAGAGGAAACCACAGCTAAACACAATAAACGTAAagatcatcatcaccatcacaGCACACATCTGCCGCataaacaacaatttgttttgtcGGAAGCCATGCTAACCGCAGACGAAATAACGGTTAGTGAATCGGACAACAACAGTACGACGGTAAAACGTTGTGAACGTAATCAAAATACTAAACT GAAATCTCCTGGGAAGAACTCCAATACGGATGATTTAAATTATCACAATGCCAACAACATTGATATTTATAGTGATGGCGACGCGGAGGCCATAACAGAGGCATGTCTGAAAGAAACAAATGGAATGCCGAATGGAAGTGCATCGGATCTAAGGCCACCTTTGCCGCCCAGGCCGCCGCCTAGACCGAAAATGGTAACGGGTTCATCGAATG CACGAGCACGTCCTGGTatggttataaaaaaatatgtaatctGGTGTTTGGTATGTGGTGGtttttcctgcattttgggaCTTTTATTTCTAGGAGTGTATTTCCTATTGCATTCTTATACCATAACTGTGGGTAATTTTGAGACCGTTCCAACCTTTGTACCCGCCACTTTG CTCATTCTTACTGGCTTGTGCGTCATGAGTTTGGCAAGAAGGCGCAATCGTTATAGTTATTTG ataaaattatCTGGTGCCTGTGGATTAATTTCGGCTTTAACATGTGCCTTGGTGACGGTGACAACGACCGTGTTACATATGAGCCGTTTGCAGGCTCTACGAGAATGCGAATATGCTCAAAAGACTCGAACGTGTACATGTTATTCGGACTTAATAGAGTCACAAGTGGATCGAGTAGATAAAG AGGGAGTTCGATTGGTTTTCGACTCTTTGTCGGATTGTGGTGTGGTTCATGGCTCTTTGTACTCGTGTCTCAGAGCAATATTTGGTTTATCAGTAGCTGGAGTTTTAGTAGCGGTTTTTAGTTGTATGCTTGTATATCAATTGTTAAG CCACGAACGTAAGAAAATGTATTGGGAGCAGTTGGAACTGCGTTGTCGTTCTTTGTACACTCGCCCACAAATACCGCCACAGAATATGGCTGCTGTTGCAGCTCCACATGGCTGTAGGTGCTGTGAACAATGCCATGCCCACAGACAAGTTCCATTGCAGGCATCCGCTTATCCCTGGGATGAAACTACAGAACCGCGATTTTGGTCTACACAACCGCCGGGAAACTTTTATTCTCCCAATCCGGGAGGTGAAGATCTGACAGGCATGGTACCTACTTGTCGTGGTCATGAAATGTCCACTTCTCGGAGTAGAGGTACTGGTTGGAGTTGGAATCGTTGGTGGCAACGTAGCTCACCAGATCCCAATTCACGCTTTCGGCAGACACCTTCAAGTCCGGACTCACAATATGGATTTTCCAATAGCACCAATATGCCAGTAAATACCTTAACGGAAGAGGTGGCAAATGCAAATCAAGGTCAATTTAATGTTATACCAAATAATTTGCCATATGGAGTATGGGGTCCCCCACCACCCTACAGTGATCCCAATAGCCCAGCACGGCGCGGCTACTATCAGTATATTCAACCACCTCATCATATGAACACTGCCACTGGTCAACCAAATGTTAATAATATAATCAATCCAAATACCAATGAATCTGCTCATGGCCAGTTCATGGATCAGCCGGCTGCATCAAACTGTTGCCAACAATCCTCAATGCCACGATCCAATAACTCTGTCATGGGTAGTGTGGGCAACTTCAAATCTAAAGGAGAATATGAAAATACTCCTTCTGACAGCGACTGCGGTGCAAATGTAAGAGAGAGGGATCGCTTTTCAAACACCTTGCCCACACGTAAAATCAAGAAACGCTTAGATCCAGGAAACAAAAGTATTGGGCCCAATTCTCAGAGCTCGCAACGTATCAATGTTCAACAGGTTTTTGCAAATGTTGGCCAGGGTGAAGACGAACAAGAATATCATGAACCACAAAGTTTAGGAGAGGATTCCCTTACATCTGTCCAACGAAATAAGTGTGGAGTAGAGAACAATGGCTTCCAGAATAGCTGTGAATCAACGAATGCAGCTCAGAATGTAGAACAACAAATGCAATCTTCTAGTGACCCCGCAGAATCTGAAGTTTATTTTGCGGATGTAAGCAGCTGTTGCAATATGTCGGTGAAGAATGATCATTACTATGAAGATACCAGGGCGTCGCAACGAACTTTAATAGCACCCAATCAACCGCATCATGTTCATGGGCACTCACATAACCATAACCACAACCACAGCCATCATCATCATACACACGCCGTCAGTGCTCAACATCAACATCAGCACCAGCTCAGCAACTGTAGCAGCAGTAATAACGAAGACTACCTGGCCCAACGCTTTGGACAGCGTGAAAATTCCATACGTAGTCGTCTTCCATTTCCACAAAATCCTCATGTTGTTAATGATGGTTTCGTGGAGAATCTTAAAATGTTAACAACCACTGCTAATAAAGATAATCAGCAACTGAATCATGCTCAAATTCCCAAGGATACATCGCGACAAAGTATGTGTTCTGTGGATTCGGAGGCCAAGACTGAATTTACCGACCTCTCACCGTTAACGCCATGTAGTAATAAGCTCAATCAATTACAAGATTTTGTTGAAGCCAGCTCTCAGGGTGCCACCACCCCAACGAATTTTGTAGCCTCGTATCCATTCTCATCAGAATCTCAAAGTTTAGAAGCCCACCGACGCTCAACCAAAAATCTTACAGAAGCTCACTATGAGGTTATAGATGACCAACAAACGGGTCATCCGGCTGCCCGTAATATTGGTCGCACAACCAACAAACCCAAAACTCCCATTAAGCTCACGGCCAGAGAACGCAAAGACAATAGCGACAGAGATTGGTCGTCGGATAATAGCAACGGTGAACGTCATAAGTTATGA
- the LOC135954349 gene encoding uncharacterized protein LOC135954349 isoform X2 yields the protein MHGYPVMQFMQYSMPPSTCNWMPQQNPHRGLVREGHGAARARPGMVIKKYVIWCLVCGGFSCILGLLFLGVYFLLHSYTITVGNFETVPTFVPATLLILTGLCVMSLARRRNRYSYLIKLSGACGLISALTCALVTVTTTVLHMSRLQALRECEYAQKTRTCTCYSDLIESQVDRVDKEGVRLVFDSLSDCGVVHGSLYSCLRAIFGLSVAGVLVAVFSCMLVYQLLSHERKKMYWEQLELRCRSLYTRPQIPPQNMAAVAAPHGCRCCEQCHAHRQVPLQASAYPWDETTEPRFWSTQPPGNFYSPNPGGEDLTGMVPTCRGHEMSTSRSRGTGWSWNRWWQRSSPDPNSRFRQTPSSPDSQYGFSNSTNMPVNTLTEEVANANQGQFNVIPNNLPYGVWGPPPPYSDPNSPARRGYYQYIQPPHHMNTATGQPNVNNIINPNTNESAHGQFMDQPAASNCCQQSSMPRSNNSVMGSVGNFKSKGEYENTPSDSDCGANVRERDRFSNTLPTRKIKKRLDPGNKSIGPNSQSSQRINVQQVFANVGQGEDEQEYHEPQSLGEDSLTSVQRNKCGVENNGFQNSCESTNAAQNVEQQMQSSSDPAESEVYFADVSSCCNMSVKNDHYYEDTRASQRTLIAPNQPHHVHGHSHNHNHNHSHHHHTHAVSAQHQHQHQLSNCSSSNNEDYLAQRFGQRENSIRSRLPFPQNPHVVNDGFVENLKMLTTTANKDNQQLNHAQIPKDTSRQSMCSVDSEAKTEFTDLSPLTPCSNKLNQLQDFVEASSQGATTPTNFVASYPFSSESQSLEAHRRSTKNLTEAHYEVIDDQQTGHPAARNIGRTTNKPKTPIKLTARERKDNSDRDWSSDNSNGERHKL from the exons ATGCACGGTTATCCCGTAATGCAATTTATGCAATACAGTATGCCACCATCAACTTGCAACTGGATGCCACAACAGAATCCTCACAGAGGATTAGTGCGTGAGGGGCATGGTG CAGCACGAGCACGTCCTGGTatggttataaaaaaatatgtaatctGGTGTTTGGTATGTGGTGGtttttcctgcattttgggaCTTTTATTTCTAGGAGTGTATTTCCTATTGCATTCTTATACCATAACTGTGGGTAATTTTGAGACCGTTCCAACCTTTGTACCCGCCACTTTG CTCATTCTTACTGGCTTGTGCGTCATGAGTTTGGCAAGAAGGCGCAATCGTTATAGTTATTTG ataaaattatCTGGTGCCTGTGGATTAATTTCGGCTTTAACATGTGCCTTGGTGACGGTGACAACGACCGTGTTACATATGAGCCGTTTGCAGGCTCTACGAGAATGCGAATATGCTCAAAAGACTCGAACGTGTACATGTTATTCGGACTTAATAGAGTCACAAGTGGATCGAGTAGATAAAG AGGGAGTTCGATTGGTTTTCGACTCTTTGTCGGATTGTGGTGTGGTTCATGGCTCTTTGTACTCGTGTCTCAGAGCAATATTTGGTTTATCAGTAGCTGGAGTTTTAGTAGCGGTTTTTAGTTGTATGCTTGTATATCAATTGTTAAG CCACGAACGTAAGAAAATGTATTGGGAGCAGTTGGAACTGCGTTGTCGTTCTTTGTACACTCGCCCACAAATACCGCCACAGAATATGGCTGCTGTTGCAGCTCCACATGGCTGTAGGTGCTGTGAACAATGCCATGCCCACAGACAAGTTCCATTGCAGGCATCCGCTTATCCCTGGGATGAAACTACAGAACCGCGATTTTGGTCTACACAACCGCCGGGAAACTTTTATTCTCCCAATCCGGGAGGTGAAGATCTGACAGGCATGGTACCTACTTGTCGTGGTCATGAAATGTCCACTTCTCGGAGTAGAGGTACTGGTTGGAGTTGGAATCGTTGGTGGCAACGTAGCTCACCAGATCCCAATTCACGCTTTCGGCAGACACCTTCAAGTCCGGACTCACAATATGGATTTTCCAATAGCACCAATATGCCAGTAAATACCTTAACGGAAGAGGTGGCAAATGCAAATCAAGGTCAATTTAATGTTATACCAAATAATTTGCCATATGGAGTATGGGGTCCCCCACCACCCTACAGTGATCCCAATAGCCCAGCACGGCGCGGCTACTATCAGTATATTCAACCACCTCATCATATGAACACTGCCACTGGTCAACCAAATGTTAATAATATAATCAATCCAAATACCAATGAATCTGCTCATGGCCAGTTCATGGATCAGCCGGCTGCATCAAACTGTTGCCAACAATCCTCAATGCCACGATCCAATAACTCTGTCATGGGTAGTGTGGGCAACTTCAAATCTAAAGGAGAATATGAAAATACTCCTTCTGACAGCGACTGCGGTGCAAATGTAAGAGAGAGGGATCGCTTTTCAAACACCTTGCCCACACGTAAAATCAAGAAACGCTTAGATCCAGGAAACAAAAGTATTGGGCCCAATTCTCAGAGCTCGCAACGTATCAATGTTCAACAGGTTTTTGCAAATGTTGGCCAGGGTGAAGACGAACAAGAATATCATGAACCACAAAGTTTAGGAGAGGATTCCCTTACATCTGTCCAACGAAATAAGTGTGGAGTAGAGAACAATGGCTTCCAGAATAGCTGTGAATCAACGAATGCAGCTCAGAATGTAGAACAACAAATGCAATCTTCTAGTGACCCCGCAGAATCTGAAGTTTATTTTGCGGATGTAAGCAGCTGTTGCAATATGTCGGTGAAGAATGATCATTACTATGAAGATACCAGGGCGTCGCAACGAACTTTAATAGCACCCAATCAACCGCATCATGTTCATGGGCACTCACATAACCATAACCACAACCACAGCCATCATCATCATACACACGCCGTCAGTGCTCAACATCAACATCAGCACCAGCTCAGCAACTGTAGCAGCAGTAATAACGAAGACTACCTGGCCCAACGCTTTGGACAGCGTGAAAATTCCATACGTAGTCGTCTTCCATTTCCACAAAATCCTCATGTTGTTAATGATGGTTTCGTGGAGAATCTTAAAATGTTAACAACCACTGCTAATAAAGATAATCAGCAACTGAATCATGCTCAAATTCCCAAGGATACATCGCGACAAAGTATGTGTTCTGTGGATTCGGAGGCCAAGACTGAATTTACCGACCTCTCACCGTTAACGCCATGTAGTAATAAGCTCAATCAATTACAAGATTTTGTTGAAGCCAGCTCTCAGGGTGCCACCACCCCAACGAATTTTGTAGCCTCGTATCCATTCTCATCAGAATCTCAAAGTTTAGAAGCCCACCGACGCTCAACCAAAAATCTTACAGAAGCTCACTATGAGGTTATAGATGACCAACAAACGGGTCATCCGGCTGCCCGTAATATTGGTCGCACAACCAACAAACCCAAAACTCCCATTAAGCTCACGGCCAGAGAACGCAAAGACAATAGCGACAGAGATTGGTCGTCGGATAATAGCAACGGTGAACGTCATAAGTTATGA